In a genomic window of Pseudomonas putida:
- a CDS encoding PA4642 family protein — protein MRKDKKQVIGDEIGDEQIKLFLNFEPVDATSPSLHKLIKAYRGLRIDDFERFLTFFIEAGYDVNGKDEHGNDFVALIQDQRNAPEYIELIEKARG, from the coding sequence ATGCGTAAAGATAAGAAACAAGTGATTGGTGACGAAATCGGCGATGAGCAGATCAAGTTGTTCCTCAATTTCGAACCGGTCGACGCCACTTCGCCTTCGTTGCACAAACTGATCAAGGCCTACCGTGGCTTGCGCATCGACGATTTCGAACGTTTCCTGACGTTCTTCATCGAGGCCGGTTATGACGTGAACGGCAAGGACGAGCACGGCAATGACTTCGTTGCCCTGATCCAGGATCAGCGCAACGCGCCGGAATACATCGAGCTGATCGAAAAGGCTCGCGGTTAA
- a CDS encoding WbuC family cupin fold metalloprotein, whose product MATPSFLDQTLFTELAEKAGANPRGRQHHNFHQMEEACHRMAVGLQPGTYIPPHRHLGENKAETLLVLKGRLGLLIFDESGAVVKKQILQAGGDCVGVDLPTGVFHGLVVLEADSLMFECKAGPYRPVGEGELAHWAPREGEPGVAEYQAWMRAQFD is encoded by the coding sequence ATGGCCACACCGAGCTTTCTTGATCAAACGCTGTTCACTGAATTGGCCGAGAAAGCCGGGGCCAATCCGCGTGGGCGCCAGCACCACAACTTCCACCAGATGGAAGAGGCCTGTCATCGCATGGCGGTCGGTCTGCAACCGGGCACCTATATCCCGCCTCATCGTCACCTGGGGGAAAACAAGGCTGAAACCTTGCTGGTCCTCAAGGGGCGCCTTGGGCTGTTGATTTTTGACGAGTCCGGCGCAGTGGTGAAAAAGCAGATCCTGCAGGCCGGTGGCGACTGTGTCGGCGTGGATCTGCCGACCGGGGTGTTCCACGGTCTGGTGGTATTGGAAGCCGACAGCCTGATGTTCGAGTGCAAGGCAGGCCCTTATCGGCCGGTCGGTGAAGGTGAGCTGGCACATTGGGCGCCCCGTGAGGGCGAGCCGGGTGTCGCCGAATACCAGGCCTGGATGCGCGCGCAGTTCGATTGA
- a CDS encoding hypoxanthine-guanine phosphoribosyltransferase: MSANLEHIRQIMREADCLYTEAEVEAAIARVGAQINDQLADSNPVVFCVMNGGLIFSGKLLTHLNFPLESSYLHATRYRNETSGGELFWKAKPEISFIDRDVLIIDDILDEGHTLGAIIDFCKHAGARKVHTAVLIDKDHDRKARPDLKADFVGLPCIDRYIFGYGMDYKGYWRNANGIFAVKGM, encoded by the coding sequence ATGTCCGCTAATCTCGAGCATATCCGTCAAATCATGCGAGAGGCTGACTGCCTGTACACCGAAGCTGAAGTCGAGGCGGCCATCGCCCGCGTCGGTGCGCAAATCAACGATCAACTGGCGGACAGCAACCCGGTGGTGTTCTGTGTGATGAACGGCGGGCTGATTTTCTCCGGCAAGCTGCTGACCCATCTGAACTTCCCGCTGGAATCGTCCTACCTGCACGCCACCCGCTATCGCAACGAAACGAGCGGCGGCGAGCTGTTCTGGAAAGCCAAGCCGGAAATCTCGTTTATCGACCGTGACGTGCTGATCATCGACGACATCCTCGATGAAGGTCACACCCTGGGCGCAATCATCGACTTCTGCAAACACGCCGGCGCACGTAAAGTGCACACCGCCGTCCTGATCGACAAGGACCACGACCGCAAGGCTCGCCCGGACCTGAAGGCCGATTTCGTCGGTTTGCCGTGCATCGACCGCTACATCTTCGGTTACGGCATGGACTACAAAGGTTACTGGCGCAACGCCAACGGAATTTTTGCCGTTAAAGGAATGTAA
- the upp gene encoding uracil phosphoribosyltransferase: MPILEIRHPLIRHKLGLMRRADISTKNFRELAQEVGALLTYEATKDLPLETYDIEGWCGTVSVEKIAGKKITVVPILRAGIGMLEGVLSLIPGAKVSAVGVARNEETLEAHTYLEKLVPEIDERLAMIIDPMLATGGSMVATIDLLKKAGCKDIRAMVLVAAPEGIAVVEKAHPDVTIYTASIDQKLNEHGYIIPGLGDAGDKIFGTKQKDA, encoded by the coding sequence ATGCCCATCCTCGAGATCCGCCATCCGCTGATCCGTCACAAACTAGGCCTTATGCGCCGCGCAGACATCAGCACCAAGAATTTCCGTGAGCTCGCTCAGGAAGTCGGCGCCCTGCTCACTTATGAAGCCACCAAAGACCTGCCGCTGGAAACCTACGATATCGAAGGTTGGTGCGGCACCGTGTCGGTGGAAAAAATCGCCGGCAAGAAGATTACCGTGGTGCCGATCCTGCGTGCCGGTATCGGCATGCTCGAAGGCGTGTTGAGCCTGATCCCGGGCGCCAAGGTCAGCGCCGTGGGCGTAGCCCGCAACGAGGAAACCCTCGAAGCCCACACCTACCTTGAGAAACTGGTCCCGGAAATCGACGAGCGCCTGGCCATGATCATCGACCCGATGCTCGCCACCGGCGGTTCGATGGTCGCCACCATCGATCTGTTGAAGAAAGCCGGCTGCAAGGACATCCGCGCCATGGTGCTGGTCGCCGCGCCGGAAGGCATTGCCGTGGTCGAGAAGGCACATCCGGACGTGACCATCTACACCGCCTCCATCGATCAGAAACTCAACGAACACGGTTACATCATCCCGGGCCTGGGCGATGCCGGTGACAAGATCTTCGGCACCAAGCAGAAGGACGCGTGA
- a CDS encoding uracil-xanthine permease family protein has protein sequence MQDEFNDPLWRTVLSGAQMLFVAFGALVLMPLITGLDPNVALFTAGLGTILFQIVTGRQVPVFLASSFAFITPIILAKGQFGLAATMGGVMAAGFVYTFLGLAVKIKGTGFIDRLLPPVVIGPVIISIGLAMAPIAANMAMGKAGDGSELIHYQTAMMISMPALLTTLIVAVFGKGIFRLVPIISGVLVGFGMSFYFGVVDTAKIAMAPWFAIPNFTAPEFNWQAILFIVPVALAPAIEHIGGVIAVGSVTGRDYLKKPGLHRTLLGDGIATTAAGLFGGPPNTTYAEVTGAVMLTKNYNPKIMTWAAIFAISLAFIGKFGALLQSIPVPVMGGILCLLFGSIAAVGMNTLIRHKIDLGEARNLVIVSVTLVFGIGGVLVGTGTGPDDFGLKGIALCAVVAIALNLILPGNDSWKHKKADEPLI, from the coding sequence ATGCAGGATGAGTTCAACGATCCGCTCTGGCGCACGGTGCTGTCTGGCGCGCAGATGCTGTTCGTGGCTTTTGGCGCCCTGGTGCTGATGCCACTGATCACGGGCCTGGACCCGAACGTGGCGCTGTTTACCGCAGGTCTGGGGACGATTCTGTTCCAGATCGTCACCGGGCGTCAGGTGCCGGTGTTTTTGGCGTCGAGCTTTGCCTTCATCACTCCGATCATTCTCGCCAAGGGCCAGTTCGGCCTGGCGGCGACCATGGGCGGCGTGATGGCGGCCGGCTTCGTCTATACCTTCCTCGGCCTGGCCGTGAAGATCAAAGGCACCGGCTTCATCGACCGCCTGCTGCCGCCCGTGGTGATTGGCCCGGTGATCATCTCCATCGGCCTGGCCATGGCGCCGATCGCCGCCAACATGGCGATGGGCAAGGCCGGCGACGGTTCCGAGCTGATTCATTACCAGACGGCCATGATGATCTCGATGCCAGCGCTGCTGACCACCCTGATCGTCGCGGTGTTCGGCAAAGGCATTTTCCGCCTGGTACCGATCATCTCCGGCGTGCTTGTGGGTTTTGGCATGTCGTTCTATTTCGGCGTGGTCGACACCGCGAAGATTGCAATGGCACCGTGGTTCGCCATCCCGAACTTCACTGCACCGGAATTCAACTGGCAGGCGATCCTGTTCATCGTTCCGGTGGCACTGGCGCCGGCCATCGAGCACATCGGCGGCGTGATTGCGGTGGGCAGCGTGACCGGTCGCGACTACCTGAAGAAGCCAGGCCTGCATCGCACCCTGCTCGGTGACGGCATCGCCACCACCGCAGCCGGCCTGTTCGGCGGCCCGCCCAACACCACCTATGCCGAAGTGACTGGCGCGGTGATGCTGACCAAGAACTACAACCCGAAAATCATGACCTGGGCGGCGATCTTCGCCATCAGCCTGGCGTTCATCGGCAAATTCGGCGCGTTGCTGCAGAGCATTCCGGTGCCGGTGATGGGCGGGATTCTGTGCCTGTTGTTCGGTTCGATCGCGGCGGTGGGCATGAACACGCTGATTCGCCACAAGATCGACCTGGGCGAAGCGCGCAATCTGGTGATCGTCTCGGTAACCCTGGTGTTCGGGATTGGTGGCGTACTCGTCGGCACCGGTACCGGTCCGGACGATTTCGGCCTCAAAGGCATCGCGCTGTGCGCGGTGGTGGCGATTGCGCTGAACCTGATCCTGCCGGGCAATGACAGCTGGAAGCACAAGAAGGCGGATGAGCCGCTGATTTAA
- the hemH gene encoding ferrochelatase yields the protein MTDHALLLVNLGSPASTSVADVRSYLNQFLMDPYVIDLPWPVRRLLVSLILIKRPEQSAHAYASIWWEEGSPLVVLSRRLQQAMSSQWHHGPVELAMRYGEPSIESALLKLVAQGHKRITLAPLYPQFADSTTTTVIEEARRVVRDKKLDLQLSVLQPFYDQPEYLDALVATASPYLQQDYDHLLLSFHGLPERHLTKLNPGHRFDGEGDCCAGAPPQVVATCYRGQCLRTAREFAKRMGLPDGKWSVSFQSRLGRAKWIEPYTEARLDELAKSGVKKVLVMCPAFVADCIETLEEIGDRGLEQFREAGGEELVLVPCLNDDPRWARALSTLCERAPLTL from the coding sequence ATGACCGATCACGCGTTGCTCCTGGTCAACCTGGGCTCACCGGCCTCCACCTCGGTGGCGGATGTGCGCAGCTACCTCAATCAGTTTCTGATGGATCCCTACGTGATCGACCTGCCATGGCCGGTGCGGCGTTTGCTGGTGTCATTGATCCTGATCAAGCGCCCGGAACAGTCGGCCCACGCCTATGCCTCGATCTGGTGGGAGGAGGGCTCGCCGCTGGTGGTGCTAAGCCGACGCCTGCAACAGGCCATGAGCTCGCAATGGCATCACGGTCCGGTTGAACTGGCGATGCGTTACGGCGAGCCGTCCATTGAGTCCGCCCTGTTGAAGCTGGTCGCCCAAGGGCACAAGCGCATCACCCTGGCACCGCTTTATCCACAGTTCGCCGACAGCACCACGACCACTGTGATCGAGGAAGCCAGGCGGGTTGTGCGCGACAAGAAACTCGATCTGCAACTGTCAGTGCTCCAGCCGTTCTACGATCAGCCGGAATACCTCGACGCCCTCGTGGCAACGGCCAGTCCTTACCTGCAACAGGATTACGATCACTTGTTGCTGAGCTTCCACGGATTGCCGGAACGACACCTGACCAAACTCAATCCGGGCCATCGCTTCGACGGCGAAGGCGACTGCTGCGCCGGTGCGCCGCCGCAAGTGGTTGCCACCTGTTATCGCGGCCAGTGCCTGCGCACCGCCAGGGAGTTTGCCAAGCGCATGGGCCTGCCGGACGGCAAGTGGTCGGTGTCCTTCCAGTCGCGCCTGGGACGCGCCAAATGGATCGAGCCCTATACCGAAGCGCGCCTCGATGAGCTGGCTAAAAGCGGTGTAAAGAAGGTGTTGGTGATGTGCCCTGCCTTCGTGGCTGACTGCATCGAGACCCTGGAAGAAATCGGCGATCGCGGGTTGGAGCAGTTCCGCGAGGCGGGAGGGGAGGAGTTGGTGTTGGTGCCGTGCCTCAATGATGATCCGCGGTGGGCGCGGGCATTGAGCACGTTGTGCGAAAGGGCGCCTTTGACCCTTTAA
- a CDS encoding TIGR01777 family oxidoreductase, translated as MHILLTGGTGLIGRQLCRHWLSQGHRLTVWSRTPVKVAKICGAQVRGIARLEEVGQEPVDAIVNLAGAPIADRPWTHKRKALLWSSRITLTETLLAWLESREQKPRLMISGSAVGWYGDGGERELTEASPPVIDDFASQLCIAWEETAQRAEALGIRVILIRTGLVLSAEGGFLSRLLLPFKLGLGGPIGNGRQWMPWIHIDDQIALIDFLLHRNEASGPYNACAPKPARNREFAKTLGSVLHRPAFMPMPAIALKVGLGELSLLLLGGQRAMPARLLKAGFTFQFTDLRAALDDLSSRL; from the coding sequence ATGCACATATTGCTGACCGGCGGTACTGGTTTGATAGGACGTCAGCTCTGTCGGCACTGGTTGAGTCAGGGGCATCGGCTGACTGTGTGGAGTCGCACGCCGGTCAAAGTGGCGAAAATCTGTGGTGCTCAAGTGCGGGGAATCGCTCGACTGGAGGAAGTGGGGCAGGAGCCTGTCGATGCCATCGTCAATCTCGCCGGCGCACCGATCGCCGATCGTCCATGGACGCACAAGCGCAAAGCGTTGTTATGGAGCAGTCGCATTACCCTGACGGAAACTCTGCTGGCCTGGCTCGAAAGCCGGGAGCAGAAACCACGGCTGATGATTTCCGGTTCCGCCGTGGGCTGGTATGGCGATGGCGGCGAGCGTGAACTGACTGAGGCGTCGCCACCGGTAATCGACGATTTCGCCAGTCAGTTGTGTATTGCCTGGGAGGAAACGGCCCAGCGTGCCGAAGCCTTGGGCATTCGCGTGATACTCATCCGCACCGGGCTGGTGCTGTCGGCCGAGGGCGGCTTTTTGTCGCGGCTGTTATTGCCGTTCAAACTGGGGCTGGGCGGGCCGATTGGCAATGGTCGGCAGTGGATGCCGTGGATCCATATCGACGATCAAATCGCCCTGATCGATTTTCTTCTGCATCGCAATGAAGCCAGCGGTCCCTATAATGCCTGCGCACCGAAGCCGGCGCGCAATCGCGAGTTTGCCAAAACCCTCGGTAGCGTGCTGCACCGTCCGGCGTTCATGCCGATGCCGGCGATTGCGCTGAAGGTCGGGTTGGGCGAATTGTCGTTGCTGTTGTTGGGTGGTCAGCGAGCCATGCCGGCTCGCTTGCTCAAGGCAGGTTTCACTTTCCAGTTCACTGATTTGCGCGCGGCCCTGGATGATCTGTCCAGCCGCCTCTGA
- a CDS encoding NAD(P)/FAD-dependent oxidoreductase, whose product MTVPIAIIGTGIAGLSAAQALTDAGHVVQLFDKSRGSGGRMSSKRSDAGALDMGAQYFTARDRRFVTEVQRWQANGWVAEWTPQLYTYHGGRLDLSPDEQTRWVGTPRMSAITRALLGDLEVHFACRITEVYRGEEHWHLQDAEGFTHGPFSHVVIATPAPQATALLASAPKLAGAAAGVKMDPTWAVALAFETPLETPMEGCFLQDSPLDWLARNRSKPGRDNTLDTWVLHATSAWSRQHIDLPKEAVIEQLHGAFAELLHSAMPAPTFSLAHRWLYARPNSNHEWGTLADADLGLYACGDWCLSGRVEGAWLSGQEAARRLHEHLQ is encoded by the coding sequence ATGACTGTACCTATCGCAATCATCGGCACCGGCATTGCCGGGCTCTCAGCCGCTCAAGCCCTGACGGACGCAGGGCATGTCGTGCAGCTTTTTGACAAAAGCCGCGGCAGTGGCGGGCGCATGTCGAGCAAGCGCAGCGATGCGGGTGCCCTGGACATGGGGGCGCAATACTTCACCGCGCGCGACCGCCGCTTCGTCACTGAAGTCCAGCGCTGGCAAGCCAACGGCTGGGTCGCCGAGTGGACGCCGCAGCTGTACACCTACCACGGTGGCCGGCTCGATCTGTCGCCGGACGAACAGACGCGCTGGGTCGGTACGCCGCGCATGAGCGCGATCACCCGCGCCCTGCTCGGCGATCTCGAAGTGCATTTCGCCTGCCGGATCACCGAGGTGTATCGCGGTGAAGAACACTGGCATCTGCAGGACGCCGAAGGCTTTACCCACGGCCCCTTCAGTCACGTCGTGATCGCCACGCCCGCCCCGCAGGCAACCGCGCTGCTGGCCTCGGCGCCGAAGCTCGCCGGTGCCGCCGCCGGGGTGAAAATGGACCCGACCTGGGCCGTTGCCCTGGCGTTCGAAACCCCGTTGGAAACGCCCATGGAAGGTTGCTTCCTGCAAGACAGCCCGCTCGACTGGCTGGCGCGCAATCGTAGCAAACCCGGGCGCGACAACACCCTGGACACTTGGGTACTGCACGCCACCAGCGCCTGGAGCCGCCAGCACATCGATCTGCCGAAAGAGGCCGTGATCGAGCAATTGCACGGAGCCTTCGCCGAACTGCTGCACAGCGCCATGCCCGCGCCGACCTTCAGCCTCGCCCACCGCTGGCTCTACGCCCGCCCCAACAGCAATCACGAATGGGGCACCCTGGCCGATGCCGATCTGGGCCTGTATGCGTGTGGTGACTGGTGTCTGTCGGGGCGGGTGGAGGGTGCATGGCTCAGCGGCCAGGAGGCTGCCCGCCGTTTGCATGAGCATTTGCAGTAA
- a CDS encoding YbgA family protein: MPLPATKPKIAISACLMGAEVRYNGGHKASRLCRQTLSDYFDFVPVCPEVAIGLGIPREPIRLVGDVDQPQAIGTVTPQLNVTRPLAEYGQHMAVELDDICGYIFMQQSPSCGLERVKVYHANGALLDRGGQGIYARAFCASRPDLPVEEDGRLNDPVLRENFLTRVFAFHAWQQLLQEGLSRRGLTDFHSRYKYLLMAHNPVQYKTLGNLLGNMGRTDPRTLGPRYFSELMTALKRCATRGTHTNVLQHLSGYLKQAISAEDKQEVQHVIGQYRHGIVPLVVPLTLLKHHFRQHPDPYIAQQVYLQPHPENLSLRNAI, translated from the coding sequence ATGCCCCTGCCCGCCACCAAACCGAAAATCGCCATCAGCGCCTGCCTGATGGGCGCCGAGGTGCGCTACAACGGTGGACACAAGGCATCACGACTGTGCCGCCAAACACTTTCCGACTACTTCGATTTCGTGCCGGTCTGCCCGGAAGTGGCCATCGGCCTGGGCATTCCCCGTGAACCGATCCGGCTGGTGGGTGATGTGGACCAGCCCCAGGCAATCGGTACGGTCACTCCCCAGCTCAACGTCACCCGGCCACTGGCCGAATACGGCCAACACATGGCGGTGGAACTGGACGATATCTGCGGCTACATCTTCATGCAGCAGTCACCATCCTGTGGACTGGAGCGGGTCAAGGTCTACCACGCTAACGGCGCACTGCTGGACCGTGGCGGCCAGGGCATCTACGCCCGGGCCTTTTGCGCGTCGCGTCCCGATTTGCCGGTGGAGGAAGACGGACGGCTGAACGACCCGGTCCTGCGGGAAAACTTCCTCACCCGCGTATTCGCTTTCCACGCCTGGCAGCAACTGCTGCAAGAAGGTTTGAGCCGTCGCGGCCTCACCGACTTTCATTCGCGCTACAAGTACCTGCTGATGGCGCATAACCCGGTGCAATACAAAACACTGGGCAACCTGCTGGGCAACATGGGCCGCACTGATCCACGAACACTGGGTCCGCGTTACTTCAGCGAACTGATGACAGCCCTGAAACGCTGCGCCACGCGAGGCACGCACACCAACGTCCTGCAACACCTCAGCGGTTATCTGAAACAGGCGATCAGCGCCGAGGATAAACAGGAAGTGCAGCACGTCATTGGCCAGTATCGTCACGGCATCGTGCCGCTGGTGGTGCCGCTGACGCTGCTCAAGCATCACTTTCGCCAACACCCTGATCCCTACATTGCGCAGCAGGTCTACCTGCAGCCGCACCCGGAAAACCTCAGTTTGCGAAACGCCATTTGA
- a CDS encoding MerR family transcriptional regulator, translating to MNARPDSSASEDLGADFRKALDEGWLPIREVARKTGVNAITLRAWERRYGLIVPQRTPKGHRLFSAEHVQRILTILTWLNRGVAVSQVKPLLDTPQAISGPVENDWQRLRQTLLQAVTHLAERTLDDTINQNIALYPPRTLCEHLLMPLLADLEQRWQGQFGAQVERVFFYSWLRSKFGARIYHNNRQLNTSPLLLINHSDLPLEPHLWLTAWLISSADCPVQVFDWPLPAGELALAVDHLQPRGVLLYSSKAMNLAQLTKLLNGVNCPKMIAGPTVCIHHAELSERTAVIAELYLAQDPLLAHQALIRHGLI from the coding sequence ATGAACGCCCGACCCGACAGCAGCGCCAGCGAAGACCTGGGCGCGGACTTTCGCAAAGCCCTCGACGAAGGCTGGCTTCCTATTCGAGAAGTGGCCCGTAAGACGGGGGTGAACGCCATCACCCTGCGCGCCTGGGAACGCCGCTATGGCTTGATCGTGCCGCAGCGCACGCCCAAGGGGCACCGGCTGTTCTCGGCCGAACATGTGCAACGCATCCTGACTATTCTGACCTGGCTCAATCGTGGTGTCGCCGTCAGCCAGGTCAAGCCATTGCTCGACACTCCGCAGGCCATCAGCGGCCCCGTGGAAAACGATTGGCAACGGTTGCGCCAGACTCTTTTGCAAGCGGTTACGCATCTGGCCGAGCGCACCCTGGACGACACCATCAACCAGAACATCGCGCTGTACCCGCCGCGAACCTTGTGCGAGCACCTGCTGATGCCCTTGCTGGCGGATCTGGAGCAACGCTGGCAAGGCCAGTTTGGCGCCCAGGTGGAGCGCGTATTTTTTTATTCCTGGCTACGCAGCAAATTCGGCGCGCGCATCTACCATAACAACCGCCAGCTAAACACTTCGCCCCTGTTATTGATCAATCACTCGGACCTGCCACTGGAACCGCATCTGTGGCTCACCGCCTGGCTGATCAGCAGCGCCGATTGTCCGGTGCAAGTGTTCGACTGGCCGCTGCCCGCCGGAGAACTGGCGCTGGCGGTGGACCATCTGCAACCCCGGGGCGTGCTGCTGTATTCCAGCAAAGCCATGAACCTTGCGCAGTTGACGAAACTTTTGAATGGCGTCAACTGCCCAAAAATGATCGCCGGACCAACGGTGTGCATCCACCACGCCGAGTTGTCCGAAAGAACTGCCGTGATTGCTGAGTTGTACCTGGCCCAAGACCCGTTGCTGGCACACCAGGCACTCATTCGGCACGGGTTGATTTGA